Proteins co-encoded in one Oncorhynchus masou masou isolate Uvic2021 chromosome 22, UVic_Omas_1.1, whole genome shotgun sequence genomic window:
- the LOC135508842 gene encoding uncharacterized protein LOC135508842: protein MVISNKTVKDLGVTLDPDLSFEEHIKTISRTAFFHLRNIAKIRNFLSKNDAEKLIHAFVTSRLDYCNALLSGYPDKALNKLQLVLNTAARILTRTKKFDHITPVLASLHWLPVKARADFKVLLLTYKALHGLAPTYLSDLVLPYIPTRTLRSQDAGLLIVPRISKQTAGGRAFSYRAPFLWNGLPTHVRDANSVSTFKSLLKTHLFSGSYD from the coding sequence Atggtcatctcaaataaaactgtgaaggacctcggcgttactctggaccctgatctctcttttgaagaacatatcaagaccatttcaaggacagcttttttccatctacgtaacattgcaaaaatcagaaactttctgtccaaaaatgatgcagaaaaattaatccatgcttttgtcacttctaggttagactactgcaatgctctactttccggctacccggataaagcactaaataaacttcagttagtgctaaatacggctgctagaatcctgactagaaccaaaaaatttgatcatattactccagtgctagcctccctacactggcttcctgtcaaagcaagggctgatttcaaggttttactgctaacctacaaagcattgcatgggcttgctcctacctatctctctgatttggtcctgccgtacatacctacacgtacgctacggtcacaagacgcaggcctcctaattgtccctagaatttctaagcaaacagctggaggcagggctttctcctatagagctccatttttatggaacggtctgcctacccatgtcagagacgcaaactcggtctcaacctttaagtctttactgaagactcatctcttcagtgggtcatatgattga